A section of the Rhodobacteraceae bacterium M382 genome encodes:
- a CDS encoding cation acetate symporter — protein sequence MDQFTINLLFVGASFALYIGIAIWARAGSTSEFYAAGRGVHPVTNGMATAADWMSAASFISMAGLIAFTGYDNSSFLMGWTGGYVLLALLLAPYLRKFGKYTVSEFIGDRFYSPTARVVAVICLIVASTTYVIGQMTGVGVAFGRFLEVSNTTGLLIGACVVFAYAVFGGMKGVTYTQVAQYCVLIMAYTIPAIFISLQLTGNPIPALGLFGEHTASGEPLLAKLDAIVTELGFKEYTMHHADTFNMVLFTLSLMIGTAGLPHVIMRFFTVPKVADARWSAGWTLVFIALLYLTAPAVGAMARLNITDMMWPNGTDGAAVSVEQIENDARYDWMATWQKTGLLAWEDKNGDGHIQYYNDKSEAMQAKAAENGWEGNELTKFNRDILVLANPEIANLPGWVIGLVAAGGLAAALSTAAGLLLAISSAVSHDLIKGSINPAISEKGELLSARVAMAVAIAVATYLGLNPPGFAAQTVALAFGLAAASIFPALMMGIFTKVNNKGAVAGMLSGLIVTLIYIFMHKGWLFIPDTNQFTDADPLLGTVKSTSFGAIGALVNFTVAYFVSKSSDPIPTEIEELVESVRIPRGAGAAQDH from the coding sequence ATGGATCAGTTTACCATCAACCTGCTGTTTGTGGGCGCGTCCTTTGCGCTTTACATCGGCATCGCGATCTGGGCCCGCGCGGGCTCCACATCGGAATTCTACGCCGCCGGTCGCGGCGTTCACCCGGTCACCAACGGTATGGCGACAGCGGCGGACTGGATGTCGGCGGCCTCGTTCATCTCGATGGCGGGCCTGATTGCCTTTACCGGCTATGACAACTCGTCCTTCCTGATGGGTTGGACCGGTGGTTACGTGCTGCTGGCCCTGCTGCTGGCGCCGTATCTGCGCAAGTTCGGCAAATACACCGTGTCGGAATTCATCGGCGACCGGTTCTACAGCCCGACCGCCCGCGTGGTGGCCGTGATCTGTCTGATCGTTGCCTCGACCACCTATGTGATCGGCCAGATGACCGGTGTGGGCGTGGCCTTTGGCCGCTTCCTCGAAGTGTCCAACACAACCGGTCTGCTGATCGGTGCCTGTGTGGTGTTCGCCTACGCCGTGTTCGGCGGCATGAAGGGTGTGACCTATACCCAGGTGGCGCAGTATTGCGTTCTGATCATGGCCTATACCATTCCGGCGATCTTCATCTCGCTGCAGCTGACCGGAAACCCGATCCCGGCCCTGGGCCTGTTCGGCGAACACACTGCTTCGGGTGAACCGCTGCTGGCGAAACTGGATGCCATCGTGACCGAACTCGGGTTCAAAGAGTACACGATGCACCACGCCGACACCTTCAACATGGTGCTGTTCACCCTGTCGCTGATGATCGGTACTGCGGGTCTGCCCCACGTCATCATGCGCTTCTTCACCGTTCCAAAAGTGGCTGACGCCCGTTGGTCGGCTGGCTGGACCCTGGTGTTCATCGCCCTGCTGTATCTGACCGCTCCGGCTGTGGGTGCCATGGCTCGTCTGAACATCACAGACATGATGTGGCCCAATGGCACCGATGGTGCCGCTGTTTCGGTCGAACAGATCGAAAACGACGCCCGCTATGACTGGATGGCCACCTGGCAGAAAACCGGTCTGCTGGCTTGGGAAGACAAGAACGGCGACGGCCATATCCAGTACTACAACGACAAATCCGAGGCCATGCAGGCCAAGGCTGCCGAAAACGGCTGGGAAGGCAACGAACTGACCAAATTCAACCGGGACATCCTGGTTCTGGCCAACCCCGAAATCGCCAACCTGCCGGGTTGGGTGATCGGTCTGGTCGCGGCTGGTGGTCTGGCGGCGGCTCTGTCGACCGCTGCGGGTCTGCTGCTGGCGATTTCGTCGGCTGTGTCCCACGACCTGATCAAAGGCTCGATCAACCCCGCCATCTCGGAAAAAGGCGAACTGCTGTCGGCCCGTGTGGCCATGGCTGTTGCCATTGCGGTCGCAACCTACCTGGGTCTCAACCCTCCCGGCTTTGCGGCGCAAACCGTGGCTCTGGCCTTTGGTCTGGCGGCGGCATCGATCTTCCCGGCTCTGATGATGGGCATCTTTACCAAGGTGAACAACAAAGGCGCCGTGGCAGGCATGCTGTCCGGTCTGATCGTGACCCTGATCTACATCTTCATGCACAAAGGCTGGCTGTTCATTCCGGACACCAACCAGTTCACAGATGCTGATCCGCTGCTGGGCACTGTCAAATCGACCTCCTTTGGGGCCATCGGCGCTCTGGTGAACTTCACCGTCGCCTATTTCGTGTCCAAATCCAGCGACCCGATCCCGACCGAGATCGAAGAACTGGTGGAAAGCGTGCGTATCCCCCGTGGGGCCGGCGCGGCCCAGGATCACTGA
- a CDS encoding DUF4212 domain-containing protein — protein sequence MADQTNTSAQTAEADKGYWQANVRIILVSLVIWAVVSFGFGILLRPLLSGISVGGTDLGFWFAQQGSILVFLGLIFFYAIRMNKLDREYGVEE from the coding sequence ATGGCGGACCAAACAAACACCTCCGCACAGACTGCCGAAGCCGACAAGGGCTATTGGCAGGCCAACGTGCGGATCATTCTTGTCAGCCTGGTGATCTGGGCTGTCGTCTCTTTCGGGTTCGGCATTCTGCTGCGTCCGTTGCTGTCTGGCATCAGCGTCGGCGGCACCGATCTTGGCTTCTGGTTCGCCCAGCAAGGCTCGATCCTGGTGTTCCTGGGCCTGATCTTTTTCTACGCGATCCGCATGAACAAGCTGGACCGCGAATACGGCGTCGAGGAGTAA
- a CDS encoding adenylate kinase, producing MDAAVSTTPAVLILLGPPGAGKGTQARMLEDKFGLVQLSTGDLLRAAVAAGTDAGKAAQAVMAAGDLVSDEIVIAILRDRLGEADCAQGVILDGFPRTTVQAQALDTLLSETGQRINAAVSLEVDDAAMVTRISGRYTCGTCGEGYHDSFKQPATAGTCDKCGGTDMKRRADDNAETVASRLTAYHAQTAPLIAYYDGHDVLKKIDAMGQIDDIAVGLHSIVQDAMR from the coding sequence ATGGACGCTGCCGTTTCAACCACCCCCGCTGTTTTGATCCTTCTCGGCCCTCCGGGTGCCGGGAAGGGCACACAGGCCCGGATGCTCGAAGACAAATTCGGGCTGGTTCAACTCTCGACCGGGGACCTGCTGCGCGCCGCCGTGGCCGCCGGGACCGACGCGGGCAAGGCCGCACAGGCCGTGATGGCGGCCGGTGATCTGGTCAGCGACGAGATCGTCATCGCCATCCTGCGTGACCGTCTGGGCGAAGCCGATTGTGCCCAGGGCGTGATCCTGGACGGCTTTCCGCGCACCACCGTTCAGGCCCAGGCGCTGGACACGCTGTTGTCGGAAACCGGCCAGCGGATCAACGCCGCTGTCAGCCTCGAAGTCGACGACGCGGCAATGGTCACCCGCATTTCGGGCCGCTACACCTGTGGCACCTGTGGCGAAGGCTATCACGACAGCTTCAAACAGCCCGCAACCGCAGGCACCTGTGACAAATGCGGCGGCACCGACATGAAGCGGCGCGCCGATGACAACGCCGAAACCGTTGCCAGCCGGCTCACAGCCTATCACGCACAGACCGCCCCGCTGATCGCCTATTACGACGGTCACGATGTGCTGAAAAAGATCGACGCAATGGGCCAGATCGACGACATCGCCGTCGGCCTGCACTCCATTGTTCAAGACGCGATGCGTTAA
- the acs gene encoding acetate--CoA ligase yields the protein MTSETRTPTPVFPPSADVVARAHVDAAKYDEMYAASINDPEAFWGEQGKRVDWIKPFTKVKDVNYSFGDVAINWYADGTLNVAANCIDRHLDTRGDQTAIIFEPDDPNETAQHITYKQLQNRVCRMANILETMGVRKGDRVIIYLPMIPEAAYAMLACARIGAIHSIVFAGFSPDALSARVNGCDAKVVITADEAPRGGRKTPLKSNADAALLHCKDSVKCLVVKRTGGQTTWIDGRDYDYNEMALEANDYCKPAEMSAEDPLFILYTSGSTGQPKGVVHTTGGYLVYAAMTQEITFDYHEGDIYWCTADVGWVTGHSYIVYGPLANGATTVMFEGVPTYPDASRFWQVCEKHKVNQFYTAPTALRALMGQGNEWVEKCDLSSLRTLGTVGEPINPEAWNWYNEVVGGGRCPIVDTWWQTETGGHLMTPLPGAHAMKPGSAMKPFFGIEPVVLDPQSGEEIDGNGVEGVLCIKDSWPGQMRTVWGDHERFQKTYFADYKGYYFTGDGCRRDEDGDYWITGRVDDVINVSGHRMGTAEVESALVAHAAVAEAAVVGYPHDIKGQGIYCYVTLMNDREPSDELLKELRTWVRTEIGPIASPDVIQWAPGLPKTRSGKIMRRILRKIAENDFGALGDTSTLADPSVVDDLIANRAVK from the coding sequence ATGACAAGCGAAACGCGAACACCGACCCCGGTATTCCCACCATCAGCGGATGTGGTCGCACGGGCCCATGTGGACGCTGCCAAATATGACGAGATGTATGCCGCCTCGATCAACGACCCCGAAGCGTTCTGGGGCGAACAGGGCAAACGCGTCGATTGGATCAAGCCTTTTACCAAAGTAAAAGACGTCAACTACAGCTTTGGCGACGTGGCGATCAACTGGTATGCCGATGGCACGCTGAACGTCGCCGCCAATTGTATTGACCGTCACCTGGACACCCGGGGCGACCAGACCGCGATCATCTTTGAACCTGATGATCCGAATGAGACCGCCCAGCACATCACCTATAAACAGCTGCAGAACCGCGTCTGCCGCATGGCCAACATCCTCGAAACCATGGGGGTGCGCAAAGGCGACCGGGTCATCATCTACCTCCCGATGATCCCCGAAGCCGCCTATGCCATGCTGGCCTGTGCCCGCATCGGTGCGATCCATTCGATCGTCTTTGCCGGCTTCAGCCCGGATGCGCTGTCGGCCCGTGTGAACGGCTGTGACGCCAAAGTGGTGATCACCGCGGACGAAGCCCCCCGTGGCGGCCGCAAGACCCCGCTGAAATCCAACGCCGACGCCGCCCTGCTGCACTGCAAGGACAGCGTGAAATGTCTGGTCGTGAAACGCACCGGTGGTCAGACCACCTGGATCGACGGGCGCGACTATGACTATAACGAAATGGCGCTCGAGGCGAACGACTACTGCAAACCCGCCGAGATGAGCGCCGAAGATCCGCTGTTCATCCTCTATACCTCCGGCTCCACCGGTCAGCCCAAAGGCGTGGTGCACACCACCGGCGGCTATCTGGTCTATGCGGCGATGACCCAGGAAATCACCTTTGATTACCACGAAGGCGACATCTACTGGTGTACTGCGGATGTGGGTTGGGTCACCGGCCACAGCTATATCGTCTATGGTCCGCTGGCCAATGGCGCCACCACCGTGATGTTCGAAGGCGTGCCAACCTACCCGGACGCGTCGCGCTTCTGGCAGGTCTGCGAGAAACACAAGGTCAACCAGTTCTACACCGCCCCCACCGCGCTGCGCGCGCTGATGGGTCAGGGCAACGAATGGGTCGAAAAATGCGACCTGTCCTCCCTGCGCACCCTGGGCACCGTGGGCGAACCGATCAACCCCGAAGCCTGGAACTGGTACAACGAGGTCGTTGGCGGCGGGCGCTGCCCGATCGTGGACACCTGGTGGCAGACCGAAACCGGCGGCCATCTGATGACCCCGCTGCCCGGTGCCCACGCGATGAAACCCGGCTCGGCAATGAAACCGTTCTTTGGCATCGAACCGGTGGTTCTGGACCCGCAGTCGGGCGAAGAGATCGACGGCAATGGCGTCGAAGGCGTGCTGTGCATCAAGGACAGCTGGCCCGGTCAGATGCGCACCGTCTGGGGCGATCACGAACGGTTCCAGAAAACCTATTTCGCGGATTACAAAGGCTATTACTTCACCGGTGACGGCTGCCGTCGCGACGAAGATGGCGATTACTGGATCACCGGCCGCGTCGACGACGTGATCAACGTCTCGGGCCACCGCATGGGCACCGCCGAAGTTGAATCTGCACTGGTCGCCCACGCCGCCGTCGCCGAAGCCGCCGTGGTCGGCTACCCGCATGACATCAAGGGCCAGGGCATCTATTGCTATGTCACCCTGATGAACGACCGCGAACCCAGCGACGAGCTGCTCAAGGAGCTGCGCACCTGGGTGCGGACCGAAATCGGCCCCATCGCATCGCCCGACGTGATCCAATGGGCCCCCGGCCTGCCAAAGACCCGTTCGGGCAAGATCATGCGCCGCATCCTGCGCAAGATCGCCGAAAACGACTTTGGTGCCCTGGGGGATACGTCAACGCTCGCCGATCCGTCGGTGGTTGACGACCTGATCGCCAATCGTGCTGTGAAATAA
- a CDS encoding C4-dicarboxylate TRAP transporter substrate-binding protein, whose product MNKMLTGAVMAAASVAVAGEVAATEWNVSVWGKRRAFTEHVEKLAELVSEKTGGEFTMNISYGGLSKNKENLDGISIGAFEMAQFCAGYHRDKNPTITVLELPFLGVNTLAEEVAVSHAVYAHPAVQKDLARWNAKLLMTSPMPQYNIVGTGEPRDELAEFKDMRVRATGGIGKAFSAVGAVPTSVTATEAYNAMESGVVDTVAFAQHAHLAFGTINRAEWWTANLNPGTVNCPVVVNTDAYDALSDSERDALDSSVSEAIDHYLANYGALLDKWDSVLAEKNVTKVELAESELDAFRTVAADPIREAWIADMTAQGIPAQELYDLVMKTLSDVRASN is encoded by the coding sequence ATGAACAAGATGTTGACCGGGGCTGTTATGGCCGCCGCATCCGTTGCCGTCGCAGGCGAAGTCGCCGCAACCGAATGGAATGTATCCGTCTGGGGCAAACGCCGCGCCTTTACCGAACATGTCGAAAAGCTGGCCGAGCTGGTCAGCGAAAAGACCGGCGGTGAATTCACCATGAACATCAGCTATGGCGGTCTGTCCAAGAACAAGGAAAACCTGGACGGGATTTCCATTGGGGCCTTTGAGATGGCCCAGTTCTGTGCCGGCTATCACCGCGACAAGAACCCGACCATCACCGTGCTGGAACTGCCCTTCCTGGGGGTGAACACCCTGGCAGAAGAAGTCGCCGTGTCCCACGCGGTCTATGCCCACCCGGCGGTGCAAAAGGATCTGGCGCGCTGGAACGCCAAACTGTTGATGACCAGCCCGATGCCGCAATACAACATTGTCGGCACCGGCGAGCCGCGTGACGAGCTGGCCGAGTTCAAGGACATGCGGGTGCGCGCCACCGGCGGTATCGGCAAGGCGTTTTCCGCTGTGGGGGCCGTTCCCACATCGGTGACCGCGACCGAAGCCTATAACGCGATGGAATCCGGCGTGGTCGATACCGTCGCCTTTGCCCAGCACGCGCATCTGGCCTTTGGGACGATCAATCGCGCCGAATGGTGGACCGCCAACCTGAACCCCGGCACCGTGAACTGCCCGGTGGTGGTGAACACCGACGCCTATGACGCGCTGTCCGACAGCGAACGCGACGCGCTGGACAGTTCGGTCAGTGAGGCGATTGACCATTATCTGGCCAATTACGGTGCGCTGCTGGACAAATGGGATAGTGTTCTGGCCGAAAAGAACGTGACCAAGGTCGAATTGGCCGAAAGCGAACTGGATGCCTTCCGCACCGTGGCGGCCGATCCGATCCGCGAGGCATGGATTGCCGACATGACCGCCCAGGGCATTCCCGCCCAGGAGCTGTATGATCTGGTGATGAAAACCCTGTCGGACGTGCGCGCCAGCAACTGA
- a CDS encoding TRAP transporter small permease, producing MASGAAVLESDHLISRLDRQLLKLEQVLALLSGIAVFSLMVLAVVSVGGRNAFNAPLPGYVDWIEQAMPLIAFMGIAYVQRDGTHIRMDIVISRLKGRALWLFELISVLLILILMMALVYGSWSHFLRSFDFAAPLWSRDSSIDIGLPIWPAKLLAPVAFGVLCLRLMVQAWGYGRAFVLGLDAPVAVPMIQSAAAQAAAEAEQLADPKAEQE from the coding sequence ATGGCGTCGGGCGCTGCGGTTCTGGAGAGCGATCATCTGATCAGCCGGTTGGACCGGCAGTTGCTGAAGCTGGAGCAGGTCCTGGCCCTGCTCAGCGGCATCGCGGTGTTTTCGCTGATGGTGCTGGCGGTGGTGTCGGTGGGCGGGCGCAATGCGTTCAACGCGCCCTTGCCGGGCTATGTGGATTGGATCGAACAGGCGATGCCGCTGATCGCGTTCATGGGCATCGCCTATGTCCAGCGCGACGGCACGCATATTCGCATGGACATCGTGATTTCGCGCCTGAAGGGCCGTGCGCTGTGGCTGTTCGAGCTGATTTCGGTGCTGTTGATCCTGATCCTGATGATGGCGCTGGTCTATGGAAGCTGGTCGCATTTCCTGCGGTCGTTTGATTTCGCCGCCCCATTGTGGAGCCGCGACAGTTCGATTGACATCGGCCTGCCGATCTGGCCCGCGAAATTGCTGGCACCGGTGGCCTTTGGCGTGCTCTGTCTGCGGCTGATGGTGCAGGCCTGGGGCTATGGGCGGGCCTTTGTGCTGGGGTTGGATGCACCGGTGGCGGTGCCGATGATCCAGAGCGCTGCCGCCCAGGCCGCCGCCGAGGCCGAACAATTGGCCGATCCCAAGGCCGAGCAGGAGTAA
- a CDS encoding TRAP transporter large permease — MEPIDIGLWVTGGLLAMVLLGMRVAFAAGMAGLVGLVWIFWAKFGYAPDKFTKALTVSVKIAGQVPHSKVSSQALSLIPTFILIGYLAYYAGLTKALFEAAKRWIAWLPGGLAVSTIFATAGFAAVSGASVATSAVFARIAIPEMLKIGYNKQFAAGVVAAGGTLASLIPPSAILVIYAIIVEQDVGKLLLAGFIPGAFSAVIYALLIVGIAVVFKSVGPPVRGFTWKQRFAALPAALPIVFVVVIIICFVYNPFGGDAWGTPTEGGALGAFVVFVMALIKGMKWAQLKSALLDTAKLTVMIFTIIWGVLIYVRFLGFADLPGAFSDWITSIDASPMLILVCILLAYAVLGMFMDAIGMLLLTLPVVYPAVMALNGGESVAAADSAFGMSGTMCAIWFGILVVKMAEFCLITPPIGLNCFVVAGVRDDLTVQDVFRGVTPFFLADGVTIALLVAFPGIVLFLPSLAG, encoded by the coding sequence ATGGAACCCATTGATATTGGCCTGTGGGTCACGGGCGGGTTGTTGGCCATGGTTTTGCTGGGGATGCGCGTGGCCTTTGCCGCCGGTATGGCCGGGCTGGTGGGGTTGGTGTGGATCTTTTGGGCCAAATTCGGCTATGCGCCGGACAAATTCACCAAGGCGCTGACCGTGTCGGTCAAGATCGCCGGCCAGGTGCCCCATTCCAAGGTCTCGTCCCAGGCGCTCAGCCTGATCCCCACCTTTATCCTGATCGGGTATCTGGCCTATTACGCGGGGTTGACCAAGGCCCTGTTCGAAGCCGCCAAACGTTGGATCGCCTGGCTGCCCGGCGGGTTGGCGGTGTCGACCATTTTTGCCACTGCGGGCTTTGCCGCCGTATCAGGTGCCTCGGTGGCGACCTCGGCGGTGTTTGCCCGGATCGCCATCCCCGAGATGCTGAAAATCGGCTATAACAAACAATTCGCCGCTGGCGTGGTGGCGGCCGGGGGCACCTTGGCGTCGCTGATCCCGCCGTCGGCCATTCTGGTGATCTATGCCATCATCGTGGAACAGGACGTGGGCAAGCTGTTGCTCGCCGGGTTCATCCCGGGCGCGTTTTCGGCGGTGATCTATGCGTTGTTGATTGTCGGCATTGCGGTGGTGTTCAAATCCGTTGGCCCCCCGGTGCGCGGGTTCACCTGGAAGCAACGGTTTGCGGCCTTGCCGGCGGCTCTGCCGATTGTCTTTGTCGTCGTGATCATCATCTGTTTTGTCTACAACCCCTTTGGCGGTGACGCCTGGGGCACCCCGACCGAAGGCGGCGCGCTGGGGGCATTTGTGGTGTTCGTCATGGCGCTGATCAAGGGCATGAAATGGGCCCAGCTGAAATCGGCGTTGTTGGATACGGCCAAATTGACGGTGATGATCTTTACCATCATCTGGGGCGTGCTGATTTACGTGCGGTTCCTGGGGTTTGCCGATCTGCCGGGGGCGTTTTCCGACTGGATCACGTCGATCGATGCGTCGCCCATGCTGATCCTGGTGTGCATTCTGCTGGCCTATGCGGTGCTGGGGATGTTCATGGACGCCATTGGCATGTTGCTGCTCACCCTGCCGGTGGTCTACCCGGCGGTGATGGCTCTGAACGGGGGTGAAAGCGTGGCCGCTGCGGATAGCGCCTTTGGCATGAGCGGCACCATGTGCGCCATCTGGTTCGGTATCCTGGTGGTGAAAATGGCCGAATTCTGTCTGATCACCCCGCCCATCGGCCTGAATTGTTTCGTGGTGGCCGGGGTGCGTGATGACCTGACAGTACAGGATGTTTTCCGGGGGGTGACGCCGTTCTTTCTGGCGGATGGGGTGACCATCGCGCTGTTGGTGGCCTTTCCGGGGATTGTGCTGTTTCTGCCCAGCCTGGCGGGCTAG
- the thpR gene encoding RNA 2',3'-cyclic phosphodiesterase has protein sequence MRAFVAISMSPEVSDAMVRLQRRLGFGRAVPEDNLHLTLAFLDDQPEDLLEELHGHLAGLRCAPFSLSFAGLGVFGSAVHVPANDSASLTTLHGRVLGTCRKAGITLARRRFRPHVTVARLGKGQTPPPLRAELADFQIPDMEVQQVTLFESTLHPKGARHDPLAIYPLRA, from the coding sequence ATGCGGGCGTTTGTCGCCATTTCCATGTCCCCAGAGGTCAGCGACGCGATGGTGCGCCTGCAACGGCGTCTGGGTTTTGGCCGCGCAGTGCCAGAGGACAATCTGCACCTGACGCTGGCGTTTTTGGATGACCAGCCCGAGGATCTGCTGGAAGAGTTGCACGGGCATCTGGCCGGGCTGCGGTGCGCGCCATTTTCGCTCTCATTCGCGGGGTTGGGGGTGTTCGGATCTGCGGTTCATGTTCCGGCCAATGACAGTGCCAGCTTGACGACGCTGCATGGCAGGGTTCTGGGCACCTGCCGCAAAGCCGGAATAACGCTGGCGCGCCGCCGGTTCCGCCCACATGTCACCGTGGCCCGCCTGGGCAAGGGGCAAACCCCGCCACCGCTGCGGGCCGAGCTTGCCGATTTTCAGATACCGGACATGGAGGTGCAGCAGGTGACCCTGTTCGAATCCACCCTGCACCCCAAGGGCGCTCGCCATGATCCGCTGGCGATTTACCCGCTGCGCGCCTGA
- a CDS encoding trimethylamine methyltransferase family protein: MARERRGGGRRGKSTRQGGGIEQLPWQQVKNSYPKFELLNPDQMDQLHDTSMRILSEAGIRVMGDNVMDLFEEAGAIVDRDTQTIRMDESIVTEALKTVPSEFTLRARNAAKRITLGGDNMTFGLVAGPPNVHDRINGRRQGNYTDYCNFIKLAHHFNAINLIGNQVMAPMEMPANNRHLDTYRANLTYSDLSFHCTAIGRGRAMDGINMMAITRGQSVDEMRDDPGVITIISVNSPRLFDDAMGDGLIAMAEHGQPVTVTPFTLMGAMTPVTLPAALAQQNAEALFGVVLTQLVNPGAPVMYGSFTSNVDMRSGAPAFGTPENAKANIVGGQLARRYGIPYRTSNTNASNAVDLQAAYETMMSTWGAVLGGANIVYHAAGWLEGGLTASYEKFIMDVEIIQNMIEFLKPMKFDTNELGLDAIKSVPTGGHFFGAEHTMARYETAFYKPMLSDWQNYENWEAAGAKDALERATELWQQALRDYEAPPMDPAIVEELDAYVARRKEEIGSDEP; the protein is encoded by the coding sequence ATGGCACGTGAACGGCGCGGCGGCGGACGCCGCGGCAAATCCACCCGACAGGGTGGCGGTATCGAACAATTGCCCTGGCAACAGGTCAAAAACAGCTACCCCAAGTTTGAGCTGCTGAACCCCGACCAGATGGACCAGCTGCATGACACGTCGATGCGGATCCTGTCCGAAGCCGGCATCCGGGTGATGGGCGACAATGTGATGGACCTGTTCGAAGAGGCAGGCGCCATCGTGGATCGCGACACGCAAACCATCCGCATGGATGAAAGCATCGTGACAGAGGCCCTGAAAACGGTGCCATCCGAATTCACCCTGCGCGCCCGCAATGCCGCCAAACGCATCACCCTGGGCGGCGACAACATGACCTTCGGGCTGGTGGCTGGCCCGCCCAATGTGCACGACCGCATCAACGGGCGGCGTCAGGGCAATTACACCGATTATTGCAACTTCATCAAACTGGCGCATCATTTCAACGCCATCAACCTGATCGGCAATCAGGTGATGGCCCCGATGGAAATGCCCGCCAACAACCGGCATCTCGACACCTATCGGGCCAATCTGACCTATTCCGATCTGTCGTTCCACTGTACCGCCATTGGCCGGGGTCGGGCGATGGACGGGATCAACATGATGGCCATCACCCGCGGCCAAAGCGTCGATGAGATGCGCGATGATCCCGGTGTGATCACCATCATCTCGGTGAATTCGCCGCGTCTGTTTGATGATGCCATGGGCGACGGGCTGATCGCCATGGCCGAACATGGCCAGCCGGTGACGGTGACACCGTTCACCCTGATGGGGGCGATGACCCCGGTCACCCTGCCCGCCGCATTGGCGCAACAAAACGCCGAAGCCCTGTTTGGCGTGGTGCTGACCCAGCTGGTCAACCCCGGTGCCCCGGTGATGTACGGATCGTTCACGTCGAATGTGGACATGCGATCCGGCGCACCTGCGTTCGGCACGCCCGAAAATGCCAAGGCCAATATCGTCGGCGGTCAGCTGGCGCGCCGCTATGGCATCCCCTATCGCACCTCGAACACCAATGCCTCGAACGCGGTGGATTTGCAGGCGGCCTATGAGACCATGATGTCGACCTGGGGCGCGGTGCTGGGCGGCGCCAATATCGTCTATCACGCCGCCGGATGGCTCGAAGGCGGCCTGACCGCATCCTATGAAAAGTTCATCATGGATGTGGAAATCATCCAGAACATGATCGAATTCCTCAAACCGATGAAATTCGACACCAATGAATTGGGGTTGGACGCGATCAAATCGGTGCCCACTGGCGGTCACTTCTTTGGGGCCGAGCACACAATGGCCCGCTATGAAACCGCGTTCTACAAACCGATGCTGTCGGATTGGCAGAACTATGAGAACTGGGAAGCAGCCGGGGCCAAGGACGCGTTGGAGCGCGCCACCGAACTGTGGCAACAGGCCCTGCGCGATTACGAAGCCCCCCCGATGGACCCTGCCATCGTCGAAGAGCTGGACGCCTATGTGGCGCGGCGCAAGGAAGAGATCGGGTCGGACGAGCCCTGA